A genomic segment from Nodularia sphaerocarpa UHCC 0038 encodes:
- a CDS encoding tetratricopeptide repeat protein → MTVITIREEGRIDTGFAAKLQFDGGEYPVTISDPFTPQEEKLLEWYFEEWVTFPFSDTVIAERAAASVKTYGESLFKQVFQADINAYRLYRQLRGNLSQLQIEIVAKTPEFHALHWEALQDPDLSRPLAVDCVMLRKNVKPAPVSANVQLSPVINLLVVVARPDEERDVGYRTISRPLLELIDNSNLRVNVELLRPGTYESLSRHLQEKGAGFYHIIHLDMHGALLTYQQVQSSSQPERYFYKGRFGRYDLQPFDGVKAFVCFEGESQGKVDLVEASDLAALLTGKGIPVCILNACQSGKQVKNSASEEGLSEDARETSLGSRLMTAGMQMVVAMGYSVTVSAAKLMMSQLYQHLFDHKPMTEAIRLGRLELFNDKERKAYFNKYINLEDWLLPVVYSHQVVNFNLRHFTPEEEDKYTQSAAIQYRFSLPEYGFIGRDLEILKIEKALLRHNVLLLQGMGGTGKTTLLNYLREWWTRTHFVEDVFYFGYDQKAWTLTQIMFDIGQQVYGKFEQAQFQAMSQPAQVQKLVADLRGAAYAVILDNLESVTGQQLAIQNTLPEAERQQIRDFIKKLVGGKTRVVLGSRSREEWLQTQTFQHNIYELQGLDKEARTELAEKILERNIAAHLVDGIRQNADFQKLMKLLAGYPLAMEVVLTNLQRQSPQEILQGLQGADINLDVVSEDKTKSILKCVEYSHSNLSPDAQKLLLCLAPFSGFIFRGIIWDYIEALEKLEPLKDYCFDKLYDAIQEAINWGLLSLIDNNQNLLKIQPIFPYFLKTKLASIDETTCVALQEGFKNYYMGLAKNYEDLMASKDAQERQRGISFCGWEYENLYHALQICLQKKESISIYFCLYQYFELISDNQSNLKLAEMVCQNLENYPPAFIEGELGYQIAMAIYKLGSCQLVAKQYQQAKYSYEKTLEIYPTLVGIEERQKQLWQAGTYHQLGIVAQNLREYEQARRNYQQALNIKIEYGDRYSQASTYHNLGIVAEELREYEQAQRNYQLALNIKIEYGDRYSQASTYHNLGIVAQFLGEYEQARRNYQQALNICIEYGDRYNQAKIYDNLGYLAKELREYEQARRNYQLALNILIEYGDRYSQASTYNNLGLLAEAEKNYPEARANLQTALEIFVEYQDEYRAAMTRENLKELPD, encoded by the coding sequence ATGACAGTCATCACAATTCGAGAAGAAGGGCGAATAGATACCGGATTTGCAGCCAAACTCCAATTTGATGGCGGAGAATACCCAGTGACGATTAGTGACCCCTTTACCCCACAGGAAGAAAAACTACTAGAGTGGTATTTTGAAGAATGGGTAACGTTTCCTTTTAGTGATACTGTGATTGCAGAGAGGGCAGCAGCCAGCGTCAAAACATACGGTGAAAGCCTATTTAAGCAAGTTTTTCAGGCAGATATCAATGCTTACCGCTTATATCGACAACTGCGGGGTAATCTGAGTCAATTACAGATTGAAATCGTGGCGAAAACCCCAGAATTTCACGCTTTACACTGGGAAGCTCTACAAGACCCAGATTTAAGCCGACCACTGGCGGTAGACTGTGTAATGTTGCGGAAAAATGTCAAACCTGCACCAGTTTCAGCTAATGTGCAGTTATCGCCTGTGATTAATCTGCTGGTGGTGGTGGCGCGTCCAGATGAGGAAAGGGATGTGGGCTATCGGACAATTTCTCGCCCGTTGCTGGAGTTGATTGACAATAGCAATTTGCGGGTAAATGTTGAGTTGCTGCGTCCGGGAACTTACGAAAGTTTGTCTAGGCATTTACAAGAAAAAGGTGCGGGATTTTACCACATTATTCATTTGGATATGCACGGGGCGCTGCTAACTTATCAACAGGTTCAGTCTTCCAGCCAACCTGAACGCTATTTCTATAAAGGGCGCTTTGGGCGTTATGATTTGCAGCCTTTTGATGGGGTGAAAGCTTTTGTCTGCTTTGAGGGCGAGTCTCAGGGAAAGGTTGATTTGGTAGAAGCTTCAGACTTAGCTGCATTGTTGACAGGAAAGGGGATTCCTGTGTGTATTCTCAATGCTTGTCAGTCGGGGAAACAGGTGAAGAACTCCGCCAGCGAGGAGGGGTTAAGTGAAGATGCTCGTGAAACCAGTCTGGGAAGCCGGTTAATGACCGCAGGGATGCAGATGGTTGTGGCTATGGGGTATTCTGTCACTGTGTCGGCGGCAAAGTTGATGATGTCACAGCTTTATCAACATTTGTTTGATCATAAACCCATGACTGAAGCTATCAGGCTGGGGAGGCTGGAACTGTTCAATGATAAAGAACGGAAAGCCTATTTCAATAAATATATTAATTTAGAAGATTGGTTATTACCTGTGGTTTATTCTCATCAGGTAGTGAATTTTAATTTACGGCATTTTACACCAGAAGAAGAAGACAAATATACGCAATCTGCCGCTATTCAGTATCGTTTCTCCTTGCCGGAATATGGATTTATTGGTCGGGATTTGGAGATTCTCAAAATTGAGAAGGCTTTGCTCAGGCATAATGTTTTGCTGTTGCAAGGTATGGGGGGAACAGGTAAAACAACTTTGTTAAATTATTTAAGGGAATGGTGGACGAGGACACATTTTGTTGAGGATGTATTTTATTTTGGCTATGACCAAAAAGCTTGGACGCTGACACAAATTATGTTTGATATTGGTCAGCAAGTGTATGGTAAATTTGAACAGGCGCAGTTTCAAGCGATGAGTCAGCCTGCACAGGTACAGAAATTAGTGGCAGATTTGCGGGGTGCAGCTTACGCTGTGATTTTGGATAATTTGGAATCTGTGACAGGGCAACAACTGGCGATTCAAAATACTTTACCAGAGGCAGAACGTCAGCAAATCCGGGATTTTATCAAGAAGTTGGTAGGTGGTAAAACGCGGGTGGTTTTGGGTTCGCGTAGTCGGGAAGAATGGCTACAAACTCAGACTTTTCAACACAATATTTATGAGTTACAAGGATTAGATAAAGAAGCCCGGACGGAATTAGCAGAGAAAATTTTAGAACGGAATATAGCTGCACACCTTGTTGATGGGATTCGTCAAAATGCAGATTTTCAAAAGTTGATGAAATTATTGGCAGGGTATCCCCTGGCGATGGAAGTTGTGTTGACGAATTTGCAAAGGCAATCACCCCAGGAGATTTTGCAGGGGTTGCAAGGGGCTGATATAAATTTGGATGTGGTGAGTGAGGATAAGACTAAGAGTATTTTGAAATGTGTGGAATATTCTCACAGTAATTTGTCACCAGATGCACAGAAATTGTTGCTGTGTTTGGCTCCTTTTAGTGGGTTTATTTTCCGTGGAATTATTTGGGATTATATTGAGGCACTAGAAAAATTAGAACCATTAAAAGATTATTGTTTTGATAAGTTATATGATGCAATTCAAGAAGCAATTAACTGGGGGTTACTTTCACTAATTGATAATAATCAGAATTTACTAAAAATTCAACCTATTTTTCCCTACTTTTTAAAGACTAAGTTAGCATCTATTGATGAGACAACCTGTGTAGCTTTACAAGAGGGATTTAAAAATTACTATATGGGTTTGGCAAAAAATTATGAGGATTTGATGGCTTCTAAAGATGCTCAAGAGCGTCAAAGGGGTATATCTTTCTGTGGATGGGAATATGAAAACCTTTATCATGCACTGCAAATTTGTTTGCAGAAGAAAGAAAGTATTAGTATCTACTTTTGTTTATATCAATACTTTGAATTGATTAGTGATAACCAAAGTAACCTCAAATTGGCAGAAATGGTTTGTCAAAATTTAGAAAATTATCCCCCGGCATTTATTGAGGGTGAATTAGGTTATCAGATAGCAATGGCAATTTATAAACTGGGTTCTTGTCAACTGGTGGCAAAGCAGTACCAGCAAGCTAAATATTCTTACGAAAAGACTTTAGAAATTTATCCTACCTTAGTGGGTATAGAAGAAAGACAAAAACAACTTTGGCAAGCCGGCACCTACCACCAGTTGGGAATAGTTGCCCAAAATTTGCGAGAATATGAACAAGCACGGCGCAATTATCAACAAGCTTTGAATATCAAAATCGAATATGGCGATCGCTATTCCCAAGCCAGCACTTACCACAATTTGGGAATAGTTGCCGAAGAATTGCGAGAATATGAACAAGCACAGCGCAATTATCAACTGGCTTTGAATATCAAAATCGAATATGGCGATCGCTATTCCCAAGCCAGCACTTACCACAATTTGGGAATAGTTGCCCAATTCTTGGGAGAATATGAACAAGCACGGCGCAATTATCAACAAGCTTTGAATATCTGTATCGAATATGGCGATCGCTATAACCAAGCCAAAATCTACGACAATTTGGGATATCTTGCCAAAGAATTGCGAGAATATGAACAAGCACGGCGCAATTATCAACTGGCTTTGAATATCTTGATCGAATATGGCGATCGTTATTCCCAAGCCAGCACCTACAATAACTTGGGACTACTTGCAGAAGCTGAGAAAAACTACCCAGAGGCGAGGGCTAACTTGCAGACAGCGTTAGAGATATTTGTTGAGTATCAGGATGAATATCGTGCAGCGATGACACGAGAAAATTTAAAGGAATTACCAGATTAA
- a CDS encoding glycoside hydrolase family 10 protein: MKLRLIVRSPSARRSHKSVFPILVFISFITVILLNSLNPAIAQLPRQEIRGVWITNNDFNTLRDRTKVQSAMTQLRGLNFNTIYPVVWNSGYVMYPSAVAQRAGIQPFVFRGADGHDILADLINQAHRQGLLAIPWFEFGFMAPPTSELALEHPEWLTQKQDGSQTSISAAGEVVWLNPFHPEVQQFITNLVLETVTQYNVDGIQFDDHMSLPHEFGYDPYTIALYTQETKNRPPSNPQDEAWVRWRADKITAFMVQLNQAVKARKPNAIFSVSPNYYDFAYKFQLQDWLAWMRQNIVDELIVQIYRPDLQSFVSNISRREIEEAQQMIPTGIGVMTGLRNRPVSMQQIKAQVRAAQGRGLGVTFFYYETLWNSAPEPASQRIAGFQTLFPTPAFRSAMQSGN; encoded by the coding sequence ATGAAATTACGTTTGATTGTGCGATCGCCTAGCGCTAGGCGATCGCACAAAAGTGTTTTCCCAATTCTGGTTTTCATATCATTTATTACAGTAATACTACTGAATAGTCTAAATCCTGCCATAGCCCAATTACCACGTCAAGAGATTCGCGGGGTTTGGATCACCAACAATGATTTCAACACCCTCAGAGATCGCACCAAAGTGCAATCAGCCATGACTCAATTACGGGGGCTAAACTTCAACACCATCTATCCTGTGGTGTGGAATTCTGGCTATGTGATGTACCCTAGCGCCGTAGCACAACGGGCAGGTATCCAACCCTTTGTCTTTCGAGGTGCAGATGGACATGATATTCTCGCAGACTTAATTAACCAAGCCCATCGCCAAGGACTCTTGGCAATTCCCTGGTTTGAATTTGGTTTCATGGCTCCCCCTACATCAGAACTGGCCTTGGAACACCCAGAATGGCTGACACAAAAGCAGGATGGTAGCCAAACCTCCATTAGTGCAGCTGGTGAAGTTGTATGGCTCAATCCCTTCCATCCCGAAGTGCAGCAATTTATTACTAATCTCGTGTTAGAGACTGTAACTCAATATAATGTCGATGGCATTCAGTTTGATGATCACATGAGTTTGCCCCACGAATTTGGTTACGATCCATATACAATTGCTTTATACACCCAAGAAACCAAAAATCGTCCCCCCAGCAATCCTCAAGATGAAGCATGGGTACGCTGGCGGGCAGATAAAATCACAGCCTTTATGGTGCAACTCAACCAAGCTGTAAAAGCCAGAAAACCCAATGCGATTTTCTCCGTTTCTCCCAACTACTACGACTTTGCCTATAAGTTTCAACTCCAAGACTGGCTAGCTTGGATGCGGCAAAATATTGTAGACGAGCTAATTGTGCAGATTTATCGCCCCGATTTGCAAAGCTTCGTGTCTAATATTTCCCGTAGAGAAATAGAAGAAGCCCAACAAATGATTCCCACCGGTATCGGTGTGATGACAGGTTTACGAAATCGACCTGTTTCCATGCAACAAATTAAAGCTCAGGTAAGAGCTGCCCAAGGACGCGGTTTAGGTGTAACCTTCTTCTACTACGAGACACTTTGGAACTCTGCCCCAGAACCTGCAAGCCAAAGGATAGCCGGATTTCAAACCCTTTTTCCCACTCCAGCCTTCCGTTCAGCAATGCAGTCTGGGAACTAA
- the ilvA gene encoding threonine ammonia-lyase, biosynthetic, whose translation MYCDYLVQILTARVYDVAQETPLEYAPNLSKRLNNQLLLKREDMQSVFSFKLRGAYNKMVNLSPELLAQGVIAASAGNHAQGVALAASRLGTRAIIVMPVTTPQVKIDAVKARGGEVLLHGNTYDDAYVYARELEAEKGLTFIHPFDDPDVIAGQGTIGMEILRQYQQPIHAIFVAIGGGGLISGIAAYVKRLRPEIKIIGVEPVDADAMSQSLKAGHRVRLSQVGLFADGVAVREVGEETFRLCQNYVDEIILVDTDDTCAAIKDVFEDTRSILEPAGALAIAAAKAYAEREKIQGKTLIAVACGANMNFDRLRFVAERAEFGERREAIFAVAIPEEQGSLRKFCECIAQRNLTEFNYRIADEKEAHIFVGVQIQNRADAVKMLESFESCGFKTIDLTDDELTKLHLRHMVGGHSPLAHNELLYRFEFPERPGALMKFVGSMSPNWNISMFHYRNNGADYGRIVVGMQVPPHEMEEWRAFLDTLGYRYWDESQNPAYKLFLG comes from the coding sequence ATGTATTGCGACTACCTGGTACAGATTCTGACTGCCCGTGTGTACGATGTTGCCCAGGAAACACCACTGGAGTATGCCCCTAACCTCTCGAAACGACTGAATAATCAACTGTTGCTGAAGCGGGAGGATATGCAGTCAGTTTTTTCTTTTAAGCTGCGGGGTGCTTACAACAAAATGGTGAATCTTTCACCGGAATTGCTGGCGCAGGGTGTCATTGCTGCATCTGCGGGAAATCATGCCCAAGGTGTCGCTTTAGCTGCTAGTCGGCTAGGAACACGAGCAATTATTGTGATGCCTGTTACTACTCCCCAGGTGAAAATAGATGCAGTCAAAGCCAGGGGGGGAGAGGTGCTATTACATGGCAATACTTACGATGATGCTTATGTTTACGCCCGTGAACTGGAGGCTGAAAAAGGACTGACTTTTATTCATCCTTTTGATGATCCTGATGTCATAGCTGGGCAGGGGACAATTGGGATGGAAATTTTGCGCCAATATCAGCAACCTATTCATGCGATTTTTGTGGCTATTGGTGGTGGGGGTTTGATTTCTGGAATTGCGGCTTATGTCAAACGATTGCGTCCAGAAATTAAGATTATCGGTGTGGAACCTGTGGATGCTGATGCGATGTCTCAATCGCTGAAAGCCGGACATCGGGTGCGGTTGTCTCAGGTGGGTTTATTTGCTGATGGGGTGGCGGTGCGGGAAGTGGGAGAGGAAACTTTTCGTTTGTGCCAGAATTATGTAGATGAAATTATTCTGGTGGATACAGATGATACCTGCGCGGCGATTAAAGATGTGTTTGAGGACACACGATCAATTTTAGAACCTGCTGGTGCTTTAGCGATCGCAGCTGCCAAAGCCTACGCCGAACGAGAAAAAATCCAGGGAAAAACATTAATTGCCGTTGCTTGCGGTGCTAACATGAACTTTGACCGTCTGCGGTTTGTCGCAGAACGAGCCGAATTTGGGGAACGTCGCGAAGCTATTTTTGCAGTAGCAATTCCTGAAGAACAGGGTAGTCTGCGGAAGTTTTGTGAATGTATTGCTCAACGCAATCTCACCGAGTTTAATTATCGCATTGCCGATGAAAAAGAAGCTCATATTTTCGTAGGTGTGCAAATCCAAAACCGTGCCGATGCCGTAAAAATGTTAGAAAGCTTTGAAAGCTGCGGTTTCAAAACCATTGACTTAACAGATGATGAACTGACAAAATTGCACCTGCGGCACATGGTTGGTGGGCATTCTCCCCTGGCACATAACGAATTACTTTATCGTTTTGAATTTCCCGAACGTCCTGGTGCATTAATGAAGTTTGTGGGTTCCATGAGTCCCAACTGGAATATCAGTATGTTTCACTACCGCAACAACGGGGCAGATTACGGACGAATTGTCGTGGGAATGCAAGTACCCCCCCATGAGATGGAGGAGTGGCGAGCATTTCTGGATACCCTCGGCTACCGCTATTGGGATGAAAGCCAAAACCCTGCATACAAGCTGTTTTTGGGCTAA
- a CDS encoding threonine dehydratase encodes MSGLTQIFQNLFLRVEGFFGVILRSFFSFIKNLFGSFTKLLGFTKSDYFLENDAAQGIKQAANQQIIAKTEDKTPETPVTRGRRQNAKMDDYFLNMARDVKKN; translated from the coding sequence ATGTCTGGTTTAACTCAAATTTTTCAGAACTTGTTTCTTCGTGTTGAAGGCTTTTTCGGTGTTATTTTGAGAAGTTTCTTCAGTTTTATCAAAAATCTATTTGGTTCTTTTACCAAGCTTTTGGGATTCACTAAGTCTGATTATTTCTTAGAAAATGATGCAGCGCAAGGTATAAAGCAAGCTGCAAATCAACAAATCATTGCCAAGACTGAGGATAAAACTCCTGAAACTCCCGTTACTAGAGGCCGTCGTCAGAATGCCAAAATGGATGACTACTTTCTCAACATGGCTCGTGATGTGAAGAAAAACTAA
- a CDS encoding tRNA-dihydrouridine synthase family protein: protein MSQVSLPQSLQKNLPLTALAPMQDVTNLWFMKVIAHYGSPDYFFTEYFRVNDTSRLNRSILAAITENDTGRPVFAQMIGESIPDLVRTAQELCNYNIAGVDLNMGCPAPRIYRKNVGGGLLLSPEKVNRILAELRQTVNDRPLTVKMRVGFENTDTFYEILDMINRHSIDLLSVHGRTVKDMYHGAVKYDLIAEAVKRVDCPVLANGNIYSATTALEVLSQTGAAGVMVGRWAIGNPWIFNQIRQALRFEPITPVPLVEVRNYIDRLWQTPTAATMPVRARVGYLKRFLNYIALNVDAEGDFLRLMRQTQTEVELLNLCDRVLLSQGTKTLALTPSLSL, encoded by the coding sequence ATGTCTCAGGTATCACTCCCCCAATCGCTCCAGAAAAACCTACCCCTCACTGCTCTTGCGCCCATGCAGGATGTGACAAACCTCTGGTTTATGAAAGTCATAGCCCACTACGGCAGTCCTGACTACTTCTTCACCGAGTATTTCCGCGTCAATGATACCTCACGGCTCAATCGTAGCATTCTGGCAGCAATTACCGAAAACGACACAGGTCGCCCGGTTTTTGCTCAAATGATTGGCGAAAGCATTCCAGATTTAGTCAGAACAGCACAGGAACTCTGCAACTATAATATCGCTGGAGTTGACTTGAACATGGGCTGTCCAGCACCAAGAATCTATCGCAAAAATGTTGGGGGTGGATTGCTGCTGTCACCAGAAAAAGTGAATCGGATTTTGGCGGAACTGCGGCAGACAGTCAACGACCGACCTTTGACAGTCAAGATGCGCGTAGGCTTTGAAAATACAGATACCTTTTACGAAATTCTCGATATGATCAATCGCCACAGCATTGATTTGCTGAGTGTGCATGGTCGCACGGTGAAAGATATGTACCACGGGGCAGTGAAATATGATTTAATTGCTGAAGCGGTCAAACGGGTTGATTGTCCAGTGCTTGCCAATGGCAATATCTACTCGGCGACAACTGCCCTGGAAGTGCTGTCTCAAACAGGCGCGGCGGGTGTGATGGTGGGACGCTGGGCCATTGGGAATCCTTGGATTTTTAATCAAATTCGCCAGGCTTTGCGCTTCGAGCCGATTACGCCGGTTCCTTTAGTAGAGGTACGCAACTATATTGATCGTTTATGGCAAACCCCAACAGCCGCAACTATGCCAGTGCGCGCGCGCGTCGGCTACCTCAAAAGGTTCCTCAACTACATTGCTCTGAATGTTGACGCTGAAGGTGATTTCCTGCGGCTGATGCGACAGACCCAGACCGAGGTAGAACTGCTTAACCTCTGCGATCGCGTTCTCCTTTCTCAAGGAACGAAAACTTTAGCCCTAACACCCTCCTTGAGCCTGTAA